Proteins encoded by one window of Nocardia goodfellowii:
- a CDS encoding TetR/AcrR family transcriptional regulator produces MARLTRTESQARTRADLVATARDLFLTEGYARTSLERVAEAAGYSKGAVYSNFRTKKQLCLEVLDLIHATKFDEITELISTSDSLENRLARLQEWAERTLGDVGWTMLEFEFATVARDDPELRAALVSSLGVVRGAVAAQLQTLAGSLDIELPMSAEDAATSVLSLGLGLGIQRAIDPTISARLITDAVRMLVTLGDRARA; encoded by the coding sequence ATGGCCCGACTCACCCGCACCGAAAGCCAGGCGCGCACCCGCGCCGATCTGGTTGCGACGGCGCGCGACCTGTTCCTGACCGAGGGATACGCGCGAACCAGCCTGGAACGGGTGGCCGAAGCCGCCGGGTATTCCAAGGGCGCGGTGTACTCCAACTTCCGCACCAAGAAACAGCTGTGCTTGGAGGTACTCGACCTGATCCACGCCACCAAGTTCGACGAGATCACCGAACTGATCTCCACCTCCGACAGCCTGGAGAACCGGCTGGCCCGGCTCCAGGAATGGGCCGAACGCACGCTCGGCGACGTCGGCTGGACCATGCTCGAATTCGAGTTCGCCACCGTCGCCCGCGACGACCCCGAACTGCGCGCCGCGCTGGTCTCCAGCCTCGGGGTGGTCCGCGGCGCCGTTGCCGCGCAACTGCAGACCCTGGCCGGATCGCTGGACATCGAGTTGCCGATGTCGGCGGAGGACGCCGCCACCTCGGTGCTGAGCCTCGGCCTCGGACTGGGCATTCAGCGCGCCATCGATCCGACGATCTCCGCGCGGCTGATCACCGACGCCGTCCGGATGCTGGTCACCCTCGGCGACCGCGCCCGCGCCTAG
- a CDS encoding Fpg/Nei family DNA glycosylase, which yields MPEGDTIFLAAHRLRLALAGKTLVRSDFRVPRYATVDLAGELIEEVGSYGKHLFIRTPQVSIHTHLKMEGIWRTYCIGERWTRPRVQARVVLTTDDTEAVGFDLGKVEVLRRSAEHTAIDHLGPDLLGPNWDVTEAVRRLAAHPNQPIGVALLDQRNLAGIGNIFRSEVCFLRKVHPATPVAEVPDLVALVNEAHRILGKAAHEPPRRPLVYGKQRRPCPRCGATIVVRMLGDPEPADRITQRERGIYFCPRCQPEPTA from the coding sequence ATGCCTGAAGGCGACACCATCTTCCTGGCCGCGCACCGGCTACGGCTGGCGCTGGCCGGGAAGACGCTGGTCCGCAGCGATTTCCGGGTGCCGCGCTATGCGACGGTGGATCTGGCGGGTGAGCTGATCGAGGAGGTGGGCAGTTACGGCAAGCACCTGTTCATCCGCACGCCCCAGGTGAGCATCCACACCCATCTGAAGATGGAGGGAATCTGGCGCACCTACTGCATCGGCGAACGCTGGACGCGTCCGCGCGTGCAGGCTCGGGTGGTGCTCACCACGGACGACACCGAGGCCGTCGGTTTCGACCTCGGCAAGGTGGAGGTGCTGCGGCGCTCCGCGGAGCACACCGCCATCGATCATCTGGGCCCCGATCTGCTCGGGCCGAATTGGGATGTCACCGAGGCGGTCCGGCGGCTGGCCGCGCATCCGAATCAGCCGATCGGAGTGGCCCTGCTGGATCAGCGCAATCTGGCGGGTATCGGCAATATTTTCCGCAGCGAGGTCTGTTTCCTGCGCAAGGTGCATCCGGCCACGCCGGTAGCCGAGGTGCCCGACCTGGTCGCGCTGGTCAACGAGGCGCACCGGATTCTCGGCAAAGCCGCGCACGAACCGCCCCGCCGGCCGCTGGTCTACGGCAAGCAGCGCCGGCCGTGCCCGCGCTGTGGCGCCACCATCGTCGTCCGCATGCTCGGCGATCCGGAGCCCGCGGACCGGATCACCCAGCGCGAGCGGGGCATCTATTTCTGTCCCCGCTGTCAGCCGGAGCCCACCGCCTGA
- a CDS encoding histidine phosphatase family protein, with amino-acid sequence MQKVLRLDLVSHGMTEAMRKARFPVDESLTEAGRRAMAAVTRLTAARVLTGPERRAVETAALLGLPGEEDDRLRDLDAGAWRGGELMSVPQDELYAWLTDPTFKGHGGESVCEVIERTRFWMAEIASEGMSTVAVTHPAVVRAALLVTLDAPPKSFWRIDIPPGHVTRLHYRGEWTLHFSG; translated from the coding sequence GTGCAAAAGGTGCTCAGACTCGACCTGGTCAGCCATGGCATGACCGAGGCGATGCGAAAGGCACGTTTTCCAGTCGACGAATCGCTGACCGAGGCCGGCCGCCGCGCGATGGCCGCCGTCACGCGATTGACCGCGGCACGCGTGCTCACCGGACCCGAACGCCGAGCGGTGGAGACCGCCGCCCTACTGGGCCTACCCGGCGAGGAGGACGACCGCCTCCGCGATCTGGACGCCGGCGCCTGGCGCGGCGGGGAACTCATGTCCGTCCCGCAGGACGAGCTCTACGCCTGGCTCACCGACCCGACGTTCAAGGGGCACGGCGGTGAATCGGTCTGCGAGGTGATCGAGCGGACCCGTTTCTGGATGGCGGAGATCGCCTCGGAGGGCATGTCGACCGTCGCGGTCACCCACCCAGCGGTGGTCCGCGCCGCGCTCCTGGTCACCTTGGACGCGCCACCGAAATCGTTCTGGCGCATCGATATCCCGCCGGGCCACGTCACTCGCCTGCACTACCGCGGCGAGTGGACGCTGCATTTCTCGGGCTAG
- a CDS encoding SDR family oxidoreductase: MKILGHGYPAIDLRNARVLITGAGRGIGQSTARLFADRGADVVIADVDTAAADAAAAEIGARPVELDVRVREQWDKVVADLGRVDILVNNAGVMPAGSFLDEPDSVGHATMDINVWGLIHGMRAAVPGMIERGYGHVVNVASLAGKVPVPGLAVYNASKFAAVGLSAATRLEFAAHGVSVSTVLPSAVRTRLSSGLALGKGMPTVDPADVAAAIVGTCDTRRAEVAVPNYLGVLDVALAATPERAVQVVRRLFNGDRALHPADAATRAKYEEQVRSITR, encoded by the coding sequence ATGAAGATCCTCGGCCACGGCTATCCCGCCATCGATCTGCGGAACGCCCGGGTGCTGATCACCGGGGCGGGTCGCGGGATCGGGCAGTCCACCGCGCGACTGTTCGCCGACCGGGGCGCCGATGTCGTCATCGCGGACGTCGACACCGCGGCCGCGGACGCCGCCGCCGCCGAAATCGGCGCGCGCCCGGTGGAACTCGATGTGCGCGTGCGTGAGCAGTGGGACAAGGTCGTGGCCGACCTGGGCCGGGTGGACATCCTGGTCAACAACGCGGGCGTGATGCCCGCGGGTTCCTTTCTCGACGAACCCGACTCGGTCGGCCACGCCACCATGGACATCAATGTGTGGGGCCTCATCCATGGCATGCGCGCGGCGGTTCCGGGGATGATCGAGCGTGGCTACGGCCACGTCGTCAATGTCGCCTCGCTGGCCGGCAAGGTGCCGGTGCCCGGTCTGGCGGTCTACAACGCCAGCAAGTTCGCCGCCGTCGGCCTGTCCGCCGCGACCCGCCTGGAGTTCGCCGCGCACGGCGTCAGCGTCAGCACGGTGCTGCCGTCGGCCGTGCGCACCCGGCTGTCCTCCGGGCTGGCGCTCGGCAAGGGCATGCCCACCGTCGATCCGGCCGACGTGGCCGCCGCCATCGTCGGCACCTGCGACACCCGCAGAGCCGAAGTGGCCGTGCCGAATTACCTCGGCGTGCTCGATGTGGCGCTGGCCGCGACCCCGGAACGCGCGGTGCAGGTGGTGCGCAGGCTTTTCAACGGTGATCGGGCTCTGCACCCAGCCGACGCCGCGACGCGCGCCAAGTACGAAGAGCAGGTTCGTTCCATCACACGGTGA
- a CDS encoding Lhr family ATP-dependent helicase, translating to MAPFTTATFSPATQQWFDGAFPAPTSAQLGAWQAIAEGEHTLVVAPTGSGKTLSAFLWAIDQLAAREEPVAGTSVLYISPLKALAVDVERNLRAPLVGVTQTAKRLGSAPPAITVGVRSGDTSASDRRSMQRTPPDILITTPESLFLMLTSAARETLRTVGTVIVDEVHAIAGGKRGAHLALSLARLDQLTEKPAQRIGLSATVRPPEEVGRFLVGNAPITIVNPPAPKTFDLSVRVPVPDMTDLGDSEQPGSIWPHVDESIVDLVLEHQSSIVFANSRRLAERLTARLNETYAERLGEPVATDHAAPALIGPTTEVNHGANPLLARAHHGSVSKEQRALIEDDLKSGRLRCVVATSSLELGIDMGAVDLVVQVEAPPSVASGLQRVGRAGHQVGEISRGVLFPKHRTDVIHCAVAAQRMLTGQIEALQIPAHPLDILAQQTVAACALEPIDVDAWFDTVRGTGSYAALPRSAYESVLDLLSGRYPSDEFAELRPRLVWDRDAGTLTGRPGAQRLAVTSGGAIPDRGMFAVYMVGEKNSRVGELDEEMVYESRVGDVFALGATSWRIEEITFDRVLVTPAFGQPGRLPFWHGDGLGRPAELGAALGEFIRKAGKSGDTGAADDLVRTAGLNDNAIANLFALLDEQRTATGQLPTDKTLVVERFRDELGDWRLVLHSPYGLPVHAPWALAIGARLQERFGVDATPNASDDGIVVRLPDTTDDPPGAELFVFEPDEIDDIVTEQVGGSALFASRFRECAARALLLPRRDPGKRAPLWQQRQRSAQLLDVARKFPDFPILLETVRECLRDVYDLPALRELFGRVARRQLRLVEVETATPSPFANALLFDYIGQFMYDGDSPLAERRAAALSLDSSLLAELLGRVELRELLDATIIEEVERELQRRTPERRARDAEGLADLLRLLGPLTPAEAGARCVLGPAGSDEGRDSESLTGAAVREAHAARGADVDPGVRREAGATAGEAGEAPKAPGHTGASAGGGSGDGGAAAGAATPDDLGTSGAHHQWFAELLKARRALEVSFAGSIWWVAVEDAARLRDALGVPLPIGTPAAFIEPVPDPLGDLVGRYARTHAPFTTEAVAQRFGIGTAVAATALHRLVTEKRVVEGEFTPAATGSEWCDTQVLRRLRRRSLAAARHEVEPVAVTAFGRFLPSWQHVGSAELRGVDGVATVVEQLAGVPIPASAWESLILPARVRDYSPAMLDELMATGEVIWSGHGSITAKDGWVALHLTDQAPFTLAPPDDIELGDKHTALLNSLGGGGAYFFRQLSDATGLLDDTAVAAALWDLVWAGVVSGDTFAPVRALLSGTTRTSTAHRTPRRAPRGRAYLPRQAMPTRSGPPTVAGRWSLLPDRVSDNTVRAHATADMLLERYGVLTRGSVQNEGVPGGFALMYRVLTEFEDRGRCRRGYFIDSLGGAQFSTTDVVDRLRSFDSDRIRPADGRQRSPQVLALAACDPANPYGAALPWPKGDGDSGHRPGRKAGALVVLVDGDLVLYLERGGKTLLTFTEDPDARQAASAALAGLVKSRRVDSLVIDKVDGETVHGNTFAAFLTEAGFSATPRGLRLRSRP from the coding sequence ATGGCCCCGTTCACCACCGCCACGTTCTCCCCGGCGACCCAGCAGTGGTTCGACGGCGCCTTCCCGGCGCCGACATCCGCCCAGCTCGGCGCGTGGCAGGCGATCGCCGAAGGCGAGCACACCCTGGTCGTAGCCCCTACCGGCTCGGGCAAGACGCTGTCGGCATTCCTGTGGGCGATTGACCAGTTGGCCGCGCGCGAGGAGCCCGTCGCGGGGACCTCGGTGCTCTACATCTCGCCGCTCAAAGCCCTGGCCGTGGACGTCGAACGGAATTTGCGGGCGCCGCTGGTGGGCGTCACCCAGACCGCGAAGCGGCTCGGCTCGGCGCCCCCGGCGATCACCGTCGGGGTGCGCTCGGGTGATACCAGCGCGTCGGACCGGCGGTCCATGCAGCGCACGCCGCCGGACATCCTGATCACCACGCCCGAGTCGCTGTTCCTCATGCTCACCTCCGCCGCGCGGGAGACACTGCGCACGGTGGGCACCGTCATCGTGGACGAGGTGCACGCCATCGCGGGCGGTAAGCGCGGCGCGCACCTGGCACTGTCCCTGGCCCGGCTCGACCAGCTGACCGAAAAACCCGCCCAGCGGATCGGACTGTCGGCGACGGTGCGGCCGCCCGAGGAGGTCGGGCGATTCCTGGTCGGGAACGCGCCGATCACCATCGTCAATCCGCCCGCGCCCAAGACCTTCGACCTCTCGGTCCGGGTGCCCGTACCGGACATGACCGATCTCGGCGATTCCGAACAACCGGGCTCGATCTGGCCGCACGTGGACGAGTCGATCGTCGACCTGGTGCTCGAACACCAGTCCTCGATCGTGTTCGCCAACTCGCGCCGACTGGCCGAACGGCTGACCGCACGCCTGAACGAGACCTACGCCGAGCGCCTCGGCGAGCCGGTGGCCACCGACCACGCCGCGCCCGCGCTGATCGGCCCGACCACCGAGGTGAACCACGGGGCGAATCCGCTGCTGGCGCGCGCCCACCACGGTTCGGTGAGCAAGGAGCAGCGCGCGCTGATCGAGGACGATCTCAAGAGCGGGCGGCTGCGCTGCGTGGTCGCCACCTCCAGCCTGGAACTCGGCATCGATATGGGCGCGGTGGATCTGGTCGTCCAGGTGGAGGCGCCGCCGTCGGTGGCGAGCGGGTTGCAACGCGTCGGCCGCGCCGGGCACCAGGTCGGCGAGATCTCGCGCGGCGTGCTGTTCCCCAAGCACCGCACCGATGTCATCCACTGCGCGGTCGCCGCCCAGCGCATGCTCACCGGGCAGATCGAAGCACTGCAGATTCCCGCCCACCCGCTCGACATCCTGGCGCAGCAGACCGTCGCGGCCTGCGCGCTGGAACCGATCGACGTCGATGCCTGGTTCGACACCGTGCGCGGCACCGGCAGCTATGCCGCGCTGCCCCGCTCGGCCTACGAGTCCGTGCTGGACCTGCTCTCCGGGCGCTACCCCTCCGACGAATTCGCCGAACTCCGGCCGCGATTGGTGTGGGACCGCGACGCGGGCACCCTCACCGGGCGGCCCGGCGCGCAACGGCTGGCGGTCACCTCCGGCGGCGCGATCCCCGACCGGGGCATGTTCGCGGTGTACATGGTGGGCGAGAAGAACTCGCGGGTGGGCGAACTCGACGAGGAGATGGTCTACGAATCCCGGGTCGGCGATGTCTTCGCCCTCGGCGCCACCAGCTGGCGGATCGAGGAGATCACCTTCGATCGCGTGCTGGTGACACCGGCCTTCGGCCAGCCGGGACGACTGCCCTTCTGGCACGGCGACGGGCTCGGCCGCCCGGCCGAACTCGGCGCGGCGCTCGGCGAGTTCATCCGCAAAGCCGGTAAATCCGGCGACACCGGGGCAGCCGATGATCTCGTGCGCACCGCCGGGTTGAACGACAACGCCATCGCGAATCTGTTCGCGCTGCTGGACGAACAGCGCACGGCCACCGGGCAGTTGCCCACCGACAAGACCCTCGTCGTGGAGCGGTTCCGAGACGAGCTCGGCGACTGGCGACTGGTGCTGCACTCCCCCTACGGGTTGCCGGTGCACGCGCCGTGGGCGCTGGCGATCGGCGCACGGCTGCAGGAACGGTTCGGGGTGGACGCCACGCCGAACGCCTCCGACGACGGGATCGTCGTCCGGTTGCCGGACACCACCGACGACCCGCCCGGCGCCGAGCTGTTCGTCTTCGAACCCGACGAGATCGATGACATCGTCACCGAACAGGTCGGCGGCTCAGCGCTTTTCGCGTCCCGTTTCCGGGAATGCGCGGCCCGCGCGCTGCTGCTGCCCCGGCGCGATCCCGGCAAACGCGCACCGCTGTGGCAACAGCGTCAGCGCTCGGCACAGCTGCTCGACGTGGCGCGCAAGTTCCCGGACTTCCCGATCCTGCTGGAAACGGTGCGCGAATGCCTGCGCGATGTGTACGACCTGCCCGCGCTGCGTGAGCTGTTCGGCCGGGTCGCGCGCCGCCAACTGCGCCTGGTGGAAGTCGAGACCGCCACCCCGTCACCGTTCGCCAACGCGTTGCTGTTCGACTACATCGGCCAGTTCATGTACGACGGCGACAGCCCGCTGGCCGAACGGCGCGCCGCCGCGCTGTCCCTGGATTCCAGCCTCCTGGCCGAGTTGCTCGGCCGCGTCGAACTACGAGAGTTGCTCGACGCCACCATCATCGAGGAAGTCGAGCGCGAACTACAGCGCCGCACCCCCGAACGCCGAGCCCGCGACGCCGAGGGCTTGGCCGACCTCCTACGTCTGTTGGGCCCGCTCACCCCGGCCGAAGCCGGAGCGCGTTGCGTACTCGGCCCGGCCGGAAGTGACGAGGGCCGCGACTCCGAGTCGCTGACGGGCGCGGCAGTTCGGGAGGCACACGCCGCCCGAGGAGCCGATGTGGACCCCGGCGTTCGCCGGGAAGCCGGGGCGACTGCGGGCGAAGCAGGCGAAGCTCCAAAAGCTCCGGGCCACACAGGCGCGTCTGCTGGAGGAGGTTCCGGCGACGGCGGCGCAGCTGCCGGAGCCGCTACCCCGGACGACCTCGGGACTTCCGGCGCACACCACCAATGGTTTGCCGAATTGCTGAAAGCCCGTCGGGCCCTGGAGGTTTCGTTCGCCGGCAGTATCTGGTGGGTCGCGGTCGAGGACGCGGCGCGTTTGCGTGATGCCCTGGGTGTACCGCTGCCGATCGGTACCCCCGCGGCGTTCATCGAGCCGGTTCCGGACCCGCTCGGCGACCTCGTCGGCCGCTACGCCCGGACCCACGCTCCGTTCACCACCGAGGCGGTCGCCCAGCGGTTCGGTATCGGCACGGCTGTGGCGGCTACCGCTCTGCATCGACTGGTTACCGAAAAGCGGGTGGTGGAAGGCGAATTCACGCCCGCCGCCACCGGCTCGGAGTGGTGCGACACCCAGGTGCTGCGCCGGCTGCGCCGCCGTTCACTGGCCGCCGCGCGCCACGAGGTGGAGCCGGTCGCCGTTACCGCCTTCGGCCGTTTCCTGCCGTCCTGGCAGCACGTCGGCAGTGCTGAACTGCGCGGCGTCGACGGCGTCGCCACCGTAGTGGAACAGCTTGCGGGCGTGCCGATTCCGGCCTCGGCGTGGGAATCGCTGATTCTGCCCGCCCGGGTTCGCGACTACTCCCCCGCGATGCTCGACGAACTCATGGCCACCGGCGAGGTGATCTGGTCCGGGCACGGGTCCATCACCGCGAAGGACGGCTGGGTCGCCCTGCACCTGACCGATCAGGCGCCGTTCACCCTCGCGCCGCCCGACGACATCGAGCTCGGCGACAAGCACACCGCCCTGCTCAATTCGCTCGGCGGCGGTGGTGCGTACTTCTTCCGTCAGCTCTCCGATGCCACCGGGCTGCTCGACGACACGGCAGTAGCGGCAGCGCTGTGGGATCTCGTGTGGGCCGGTGTCGTCTCGGGCGACACCTTCGCCCCGGTCCGCGCCCTGCTGTCCGGGACGACCCGCACCAGTACCGCGCATCGCACACCGCGCCGCGCCCCGCGAGGGCGCGCGTATCTGCCACGGCAGGCCATGCCGACCCGGTCCGGTCCGCCGACCGTGGCGGGTCGTTGGTCCCTGCTACCGGATCGGGTCTCGGACAACACCGTGCGCGCGCATGCCACCGCGGACATGTTGCTCGAGCGCTACGGGGTGCTGACTCGCGGTTCGGTGCAGAACGAAGGCGTGCCCGGCGGATTCGCGCTGATGTATCGCGTGCTCACCGAGTTCGAGGATCGCGGGCGCTGCCGCCGCGGCTATTTCATCGATTCGCTCGGCGGTGCGCAGTTCTCCACCACCGATGTGGTCGATCGGCTGCGCTCCTTCGATAGCGATCGCATCCGGCCCGCCGACGGCAGGCAGCGGTCGCCGCAGGTGCTGGCGCTGGCCGCTTGCGATCCGGCCAATCCGTACGGCGCGGCCCTGCCCTGGCCCAAGGGCGACGGCGACAGCGGCCACCGCCCGGGGCGCAAGGCCGGTGCACTGGTGGTTCTGGTCGACGGCGATCTGGTGCTCTATCTGGAGCGCGGTGGCAAAACCCTGCTCACCTTCACCGAGGACCCGGACGCCCGGCAAGCCGCCTCGGCCGCCCTGGCCGGTCTGGTCAAGAGCCGCCGGGTCGATTCCCTCGTCATCGACAAGGTGGACGGGGAGACGGTGCACGGCAACACCTTCGCCGCCTTCCTCACCGAAGCGGGGTTCTCGGCGACGCCACGTGGTCTGCGGCTGCGGAGCCGGCCGTGA
- a CDS encoding patatin-like phospholipase family protein has translation MGYGNGSQRRGLAIGCGGTVGAAWIVGALAAVRDVLDWDPREADIMIGTSAGAEIVTMLGSGISVDELVAMQEGSSANPVLAEHMRSGPGSFPPPPKPRLGAPLLALRAPAGQRLLTASSGLLPIGGGDASWLQRLAERLNPGRTWVPHPATWLVSMDYATGQRIPFGSLDAPAATLGAALRASWAVPGWLPPVSIAGRRFIDGGAGSTASVDLLAGQGLDEVIVIAPMASAVPVPATSPGHFLERQLRNPMSAKLAGEIAGLRAAGTRVLSLGATAADLAVMGPNFMDGSRRLDTFRHSLRSTRAALETGVFV, from the coding sequence ATGGGTTATGGAAACGGGTCACAGCGGCGTGGCCTGGCCATCGGGTGTGGTGGCACGGTCGGGGCGGCGTGGATCGTGGGTGCGCTGGCCGCCGTGCGAGATGTATTGGACTGGGATCCGCGCGAAGCCGACATCATGATCGGCACCTCCGCGGGCGCGGAGATTGTGACCATGCTGGGCAGCGGGATCTCGGTCGACGAACTCGTCGCGATGCAGGAGGGGAGTAGCGCGAATCCGGTTCTGGCCGAGCACATGCGCTCGGGTCCCGGTAGTTTTCCGCCGCCGCCCAAGCCGCGCTTGGGTGCGCCGCTGCTGGCATTGCGGGCGCCAGCCGGTCAGCGGTTACTCACCGCCAGTAGCGGATTGCTGCCGATCGGCGGTGGTGACGCGAGCTGGTTGCAGCGCCTGGCCGAGCGGCTCAATCCCGGCCGCACCTGGGTGCCGCATCCGGCGACGTGGCTGGTGAGCATGGATTACGCCACCGGACAACGGATTCCGTTCGGTTCGCTCGATGCCCCGGCGGCCACGCTCGGCGCGGCACTGCGTGCTTCCTGGGCGGTGCCGGGCTGGTTGCCGCCGGTCTCGATCGCCGGTCGCCGCTTCATCGACGGCGGCGCCGGTTCCACCGCCTCGGTGGATCTGCTTGCGGGGCAAGGCCTCGACGAGGTGATAGTGATCGCGCCGATGGCCTCGGCCGTACCCGTTCCCGCCACCAGCCCCGGCCACTTCCTGGAACGTCAGCTGCGAAACCCGATGAGCGCCAAGCTCGCCGGTGAGATCGCCGGACTGCGCGCCGCGGGCACCAGGGTCCTGTCGCTCGGCGCCACGGCCGCGGACCTCGCGGTGATGGGCCCCAACTTCATGGACGGCAGCCGCCGCCTCGACACCTTCCGGCACAGTCTGCGCAGCACCCGCGCCGCGCTCGAAACAGGAGTTTTCGTATGA